Proteins encoded within one genomic window of Lysinibacillus sphaericus:
- a CDS encoding ABC transporter ATP-binding protein codes for MNTLLKLHDVHTHIGQYHILQGVNFEAMAGQVSVLLGRNGAGKTTTLKTIMGLTPASQGDVQFQMQSIKKSPTHKVAKLGIGYVPENQGIFSDLTVEENMKVAMRKENTAAMERQQYVLELFPDLKKFWKKAGGHLSGGQKQMLSMARAFINDSQLILIDEPSKGLAPIVVEKVMEAIVEMKKQTSIVLVEQNFMMASRIGDTYTLIDDGKTVHSGNMKELIQNEELKRKYLGIG; via the coding sequence ATGAACACCTTACTGAAATTACATGATGTTCATACGCATATTGGGCAATACCATATTTTGCAGGGTGTGAATTTTGAGGCGATGGCAGGGCAGGTCAGTGTTCTACTAGGGAGAAACGGCGCGGGGAAAACAACCACATTAAAAACGATTATGGGCTTGACACCCGCTTCACAAGGCGATGTTCAATTTCAAATGCAATCGATAAAAAAAAGCCCAACCCACAAAGTGGCGAAATTAGGTATTGGCTATGTACCCGAAAACCAAGGAATCTTTTCCGATTTAACGGTAGAAGAAAATATGAAAGTGGCGATGCGCAAAGAGAATACGGCTGCTATGGAGCGACAGCAGTATGTACTAGAGCTTTTTCCGGATTTAAAGAAATTTTGGAAAAAAGCTGGTGGCCATCTTTCTGGTGGTCAAAAACAAATGCTATCAATGGCAAGAGCATTTATCAATGATAGTCAATTGATTTTGATTGACGAGCCTTCTAAAGGGCTTGCGCCAATTGTTGTGGAGAAAGTGATGGAAGCCATTGTTGAAATGAAGAAGCAAACGTCCATTGTCCTTGTGGAGCAAAACTTTATGATGGCCAGTCGAATTGGCGATACGTATACATTAATTGATGATGGTAAAACAGTACATTCAGGAAACATGAAAGAGCTTATCCAAAATGAAGAGTTGAAGCGTAAATATCTTGGCATCGGATAA
- a CDS encoding ABC transporter ATP-binding protein: MEPILRTENLTIRFGGHIAVDHVNFTMPEKHLKSIIGPNGAGKTTFFNLISGELKPTVGDVYFKGQSLAQASSVERTRMGLGRSFQITNVFPNLTVLENVRLAVQSKEKIRYQMFRHFKSYQAITEKAEELLTLVLLHNKRDALTTMLSHGEKRKLEIAMLLALDTEILLLDEPTAGMSLEEVPAILEVIRTIKHKGDKTILLIEHKMDMILDLSDSIMVLFNGQLLADGTPDAIMQNETVQNAYLGGLYDEHLTEIT; encoded by the coding sequence ATGGAACCTATTTTGCGAACAGAAAATTTAACGATTCGATTTGGTGGTCATATTGCGGTCGATCATGTGAATTTTACAATGCCAGAAAAACATTTGAAATCCATTATAGGTCCGAATGGGGCAGGCAAAACGACATTTTTTAATCTAATTAGTGGAGAGTTAAAACCCACTGTTGGTGATGTGTATTTTAAAGGACAGTCGCTTGCGCAAGCATCTTCGGTTGAAAGAACACGTATGGGGCTAGGCCGTTCATTTCAAATTACAAATGTTTTTCCAAATTTAACAGTGTTAGAAAATGTGCGACTAGCTGTGCAATCTAAAGAAAAAATACGTTATCAAATGTTTCGTCATTTTAAAAGTTATCAAGCAATTACAGAAAAAGCGGAAGAGCTATTGACGCTTGTTTTACTCCATAACAAAAGAGATGCGTTGACAACGATGCTGTCGCATGGGGAAAAACGCAAATTAGAAATTGCGATGTTGCTTGCATTGGATACAGAAATTTTACTGCTAGATGAGCCTACTGCCGGTATGTCATTAGAAGAAGTACCAGCTATTTTAGAAGTAATTCGAACAATTAAACATAAAGGGGATAAAACCATTCTGTTAATTGAACACAAGATGGATATGATTTTGGATTTGTCTGATTCCATTATGGTGTTATTTAATGGTCAGCTTCTTGCCGATGGAACGCCAGATGCCATTATGCAAAATGAAACCGTACAAAATGCTTATTTAGGAGGTCTGTATGATGAACACCTTACTGAAATTACATGA
- a CDS encoding substrate-binding domain-containing protein — MKKYWLVLLLAVLTLLIAACNGEGAKESSTDNSASKEAEGEQGGTIKIGVLASLTGALESYGKQTQRGFDLGIEYATNGSMEVNGKKIEIVYEDTETKPEVAVQKATKLLEDDKVDFLVGSSSSGDTLAVLPLAEEYEKIMVVEPAVADSITGAEFNDYIFRTGRNSSQDAYAAAAAIANKGVKIATFAPDYSFGWDGVKAFKTAAEKLGADIVLEEYADPAATDFTSNLQKVIDAKPDYLFVVWAGANSPWNQIADLKIQEKGIKISTGAPDIIALKFMNPLIGMEGFSVYYHTLPQNDVNQWLVEEHQKRFDEVPDLFTPGGMSAAISIVEALKKSQGDAEGKKLIGIMEGMSFETPKGTMTFRKEDHQALQSMYSIRLEQQEGVDYPVPVLIRELSPEETAPPISN, encoded by the coding sequence ATGAAAAAGTATTGGTTAGTGTTACTGTTAGCCGTTTTGACTTTGTTGATAGCAGCTTGTAATGGGGAAGGAGCAAAAGAAAGCTCCACTGACAATTCTGCTTCCAAGGAAGCGGAAGGAGAACAAGGTGGCACGATTAAAATCGGAGTACTGGCGTCATTGACAGGTGCTTTAGAATCATACGGAAAGCAAACACAGCGTGGGTTTGACTTAGGTATCGAATATGCAACAAACGGTAGCATGGAGGTAAACGGTAAAAAAATAGAAATTGTCTATGAAGATACAGAAACGAAACCCGAAGTAGCTGTACAAAAGGCTACCAAACTGCTAGAAGATGATAAAGTCGATTTTTTAGTTGGTTCATCTAGCTCTGGTGATACGCTCGCTGTCCTGCCATTAGCCGAGGAATACGAAAAAATTATGGTCGTTGAACCAGCAGTAGCTGATAGCATTACTGGTGCAGAATTTAATGACTATATATTCCGTACAGGGCGAAACTCCTCACAAGATGCATATGCTGCAGCGGCTGCTATTGCTAACAAGGGCGTTAAAATTGCAACATTTGCTCCTGATTACTCATTCGGCTGGGATGGGGTAAAAGCATTTAAAACAGCGGCGGAAAAACTAGGTGCAGACATTGTTTTAGAAGAATATGCCGATCCAGCAGCAACGGATTTTACATCTAATTTGCAAAAAGTGATTGATGCCAAGCCGGATTATTTATTTGTTGTGTGGGCTGGGGCTAACTCGCCTTGGAATCAAATTGCCGATCTTAAAATTCAAGAGAAAGGCATTAAAATTTCTACAGGCGCGCCAGATATTATTGCCCTAAAGTTTATGAATCCGCTAATAGGAATGGAAGGGTTCTCGGTGTACTATCATACGTTGCCACAAAATGATGTGAATCAATGGTTAGTTGAGGAGCACCAAAAACGCTTTGATGAAGTGCCAGATTTATTTACACCTGGTGGGATGTCTGCCGCGATTTCGATTGTAGAAGCGTTGAAAAAATCGCAAGGGGATGCGGAAGGAAAGAAACTAATTGGCATTATGGAAGGAATGTCATTTGAAACGCCAAAAGGCACAATGACTTTCCGAAAAGAAGATCATCAAGCCTTACAGTCGATGTATTCGATTCGTTTAGAACAACAAGAGGGTGTTGACTATCCAGTGCCCGTGCTAATTCGTGAGCTTAGTCCTGAGGAAACGGCACCACCGATTTCGAATTAG
- a CDS encoding alpha/beta fold hydrolase has translation MPFCQVTNATIYYEEIGVGQPIIMLHGFTPDHRLMKGCMEPIFTQREGWKRIYLDLPGMGKTKDYEHIHNTDDMLEAVVAFIQTVLPSQSFVIAGESYGGYLTRGIMQKLEDRILGVALICPMIVPEKQDRIVPAHTIVATDQPFLATLTKQEVDDFSTHQVVLDAYNWHRYTNEVLVGCQLADEAFLEKILQNYGFSFALKDILFQQPSLFLVGKQDSVVGYQDALDLLKFFPRATFSILDRAGHNLQIEQSHLFHVLVSEWLDRVEETNSSFFL, from the coding sequence ATGCCATTTTGTCAAGTAACGAATGCAACAATCTATTATGAAGAGATAGGTGTAGGACAACCTATTATTATGCTCCACGGATTTACTCCCGATCATCGACTAATGAAGGGATGTATGGAGCCGATTTTTACGCAACGAGAGGGATGGAAACGTATTTATCTTGATTTACCAGGTATGGGTAAAACAAAAGATTATGAACACATCCATAATACAGATGATATGTTAGAAGCAGTAGTAGCGTTTATCCAGACAGTTTTGCCGAGTCAATCTTTTGTTATAGCGGGTGAATCTTATGGTGGGTACTTAACAAGAGGTATAATGCAGAAACTTGAGGATCGTATTTTAGGTGTTGCCCTTATTTGTCCGATGATTGTACCCGAAAAACAAGACCGCATTGTGCCAGCACATACGATTGTTGCAACTGATCAACCTTTTTTAGCCACATTGACGAAACAAGAAGTAGACGATTTCAGCACCCATCAAGTGGTCTTAGATGCATATAACTGGCATCGATATACGAATGAAGTATTAGTTGGCTGTCAACTGGCAGATGAGGCTTTTCTTGAAAAAATCCTGCAAAACTATGGGTTTTCCTTTGCTTTAAAGGACATTCTTTTCCAACAACCGAGTCTGTTTTTAGTAGGCAAGCAAGATTCGGTCGTCGGCTATCAAGATGCCCTTGACTTGCTTAAATTTTTCCCAAGAGCAACATTCTCCATCTTAGATAGAGCAGGGCATAATCTCCAAATAGAACAATCTCATCTTTTTCATGTGCTTGTTAGCGAATGGTTAGATCGAGTAGAAGAAACGAATAGCTCTTTTTTCTTGTAG
- a CDS encoding BTAD domain-containing putative transcriptional regulator: protein MTADIIIQSKCIPPIPSNHCIRRAVLMKKLKKGLEHTCTFIHSGAGYGKTTILAQFLHAESSPFSWYSVSEEDDNILPFLRHLLYSIQRVIPHFGVHFDNWNQVSRFPKIEELNRWYKIFVNSLCEIEHSFLLVIDDYHLVDHEFHINYVMEKIIEFSPPHIHFIIASRTLPKWDIIRKLKMQMKAHFITETDLAFSAEEIAVFFEDYVATHLSQDEILKVLDITEGWAISITLLAEQWNYEALDYWLTIHSNDLFTYLSEEVFFKMPKFEQKTLLQLAIFPTFSEALIAQFYQSETAETFKQLLQKHLFIQPMAENGFYRFHALFRRFLELKWQQNPQQFVQLHEKAALFYVQENDVHAILHHAFKTNDSNFSGTLLQDYAENLVKAGQFEWLLEKIHRFSAAEKVQFYRLYFFEGECHRYRAYYEKAKYAYEMAERIAKSNHDVLYMTKAQAGLAHIYLDTIQPALAEPYLKRALQLAPEAALSEEALLELQRQYAENLVNLGKAKKAQQFIDEVKLNEAVLHRANVDVRILLRTGQLVEAKNLLIERLEMPPQLVATHRESELLASFVFSLLGQGKEAWYTAQHGIRRGVREKSIFIEAVGYNRKAHALLLLDFPNYAGACEAYEKAITLMNTINISRVKAEPYMGLAIAKHAQGDNVAARKYLALGLQETEQVQDAWMTALILLAEVKVMISCQEWQEAKQILVKAHKLFLDCGDQYGEMHVFFYQSVIALQEKNAHLFCQCFQHFASTCIANGYHYFFQRKSILGPANLMIFYELLQYSEHCGLDNAEIQTLRNDFQMEGNIVYPTDDIQVNLFGSLNLIRNHKKLGDKEWQREKSKELFVYLYCHRQRYMPKEEIAHALWPERSVETVDRDFKVVLNTLLKVLEPRRNARQDSFFIHRKNNMYQLQHIQFLHIDVERFYYYYTLGMEEFDPHFSDEWLQLAADSYTDVLYAEKKQIDWLTQDRDKLQTLYIEVLERLAQNATRQHQFKQAIFYAEKIIQEDILWEEGYRLLMYSYYQLNNRSLALKWYERCVQQLQTELKTTPLESTMAVYDLIMS from the coding sequence ATGACAGCAGATATTATTATTCAATCGAAATGTATTCCACCAATTCCATCCAATCATTGTATTCGTCGGGCTGTATTGATGAAAAAACTAAAAAAAGGTCTTGAACACACCTGTACTTTTATTCATAGTGGTGCTGGTTACGGAAAGACCACAATTTTAGCACAGTTTTTACATGCGGAATCGAGCCCGTTTTCTTGGTATAGTGTTTCCGAAGAGGATGATAATATATTACCCTTTCTAAGACATTTACTTTATAGTATTCAACGAGTGATACCGCACTTTGGTGTACATTTTGACAATTGGAATCAGGTATCACGTTTTCCTAAAATTGAAGAATTGAATCGTTGGTATAAGATATTTGTCAATAGTTTATGTGAGATTGAACACTCCTTTTTACTAGTAATTGACGACTATCATTTAGTCGACCATGAATTTCATATAAACTATGTTATGGAAAAAATTATTGAATTTTCGCCACCTCATATTCATTTTATAATCGCCTCTAGAACACTACCGAAATGGGATATCATTCGAAAATTAAAAATGCAGATGAAAGCTCATTTTATAACAGAAACGGATTTAGCATTTTCTGCTGAAGAAATTGCTGTGTTTTTTGAAGACTATGTAGCCACACACTTGTCACAAGATGAAATACTAAAAGTATTGGACATTACAGAAGGCTGGGCAATCTCCATCACATTACTAGCTGAACAATGGAATTATGAAGCGCTAGATTACTGGTTAACAATCCATTCAAACGACTTGTTTACTTACTTATCGGAGGAAGTTTTCTTCAAGATGCCTAAATTTGAGCAAAAGACATTACTTCAATTAGCGATATTTCCTACTTTCTCCGAAGCGTTAATTGCGCAGTTTTATCAGAGTGAAACCGCTGAGACATTCAAACAGTTGTTGCAAAAACATTTATTTATTCAACCAATGGCTGAAAATGGCTTTTACCGTTTTCATGCTTTATTTCGTCGATTTTTAGAATTAAAATGGCAGCAAAATCCGCAACAATTTGTTCAATTGCATGAAAAAGCTGCCTTGTTTTACGTTCAAGAAAACGATGTGCATGCTATTTTACATCATGCATTTAAAACAAATGATTCCAACTTTAGTGGCACACTATTGCAAGATTATGCGGAAAATCTAGTAAAAGCTGGTCAGTTTGAGTGGCTATTAGAGAAAATTCATCGTTTTTCGGCGGCGGAAAAAGTGCAATTTTATCGTCTCTATTTTTTTGAAGGAGAATGCCATCGATATCGAGCCTATTATGAAAAGGCTAAATATGCGTACGAAATGGCTGAAAGAATCGCTAAAAGCAATCATGATGTGCTCTATATGACAAAGGCACAGGCTGGATTAGCGCACATTTATCTTGATACAATCCAACCTGCATTAGCAGAACCCTATTTAAAGCGTGCCTTACAATTGGCTCCGGAAGCTGCGTTAAGTGAGGAAGCACTTTTAGAATTGCAACGTCAGTATGCAGAGAATCTAGTGAATTTAGGAAAGGCAAAAAAGGCACAACAATTTATAGATGAAGTCAAGTTAAATGAAGCTGTGTTGCATAGGGCAAATGTAGATGTACGTATTTTATTACGCACGGGTCAACTAGTGGAAGCAAAGAATCTTTTGATTGAAAGATTGGAAATGCCTCCGCAATTAGTAGCTACACATAGGGAAAGTGAACTTTTAGCATCCTTTGTTTTCTCCCTATTAGGTCAAGGCAAAGAAGCGTGGTATACCGCTCAGCATGGCATTCGAAGAGGGGTGCGAGAAAAGTCTATTTTTATTGAAGCAGTAGGCTACAATCGAAAAGCACATGCCTTGCTATTATTAGATTTTCCGAATTATGCTGGAGCTTGTGAAGCCTATGAGAAGGCGATTACGTTAATGAATACCATTAATATTTCGCGTGTAAAGGCGGAACCCTATATGGGACTTGCCATTGCCAAACATGCACAAGGGGATAACGTTGCTGCCAGAAAATATTTAGCTTTAGGATTGCAGGAAACGGAGCAAGTACAAGATGCTTGGATGACAGCCCTTATTTTACTTGCTGAAGTGAAGGTGATGATTTCATGTCAGGAGTGGCAGGAAGCCAAACAAATATTAGTAAAGGCACATAAGCTATTTCTTGATTGTGGCGATCAATATGGGGAGATGCATGTTTTTTTCTATCAATCTGTTATTGCCTTGCAAGAGAAAAACGCCCATCTATTTTGTCAATGTTTTCAGCACTTTGCTAGTACTTGTATTGCTAATGGCTATCATTATTTTTTTCAAAGGAAATCGATTCTTGGCCCAGCAAATTTAATGATTTTTTATGAGCTTTTGCAGTATAGTGAACACTGTGGGCTAGACAATGCTGAAATTCAAACATTGCGAAATGATTTTCAAATGGAAGGCAATATCGTGTACCCTACAGATGACATACAAGTGAATTTATTTGGTAGTTTAAATTTAATCAGAAATCATAAGAAACTGGGAGATAAAGAATGGCAACGCGAAAAATCGAAGGAGCTCTTTGTTTATTTGTATTGTCATCGCCAACGGTATATGCCTAAAGAGGAAATTGCGCATGCGTTATGGCCAGAACGTTCTGTGGAGACAGTAGATCGCGATTTTAAAGTTGTTTTAAATACTTTGTTAAAAGTGCTAGAACCAAGGCGAAATGCCCGTCAGGATAGCTTTTTTATTCATCGCAAAAACAATATGTATCAGCTACAGCATATTCAGTTTTTGCATATAGATGTCGAACGATTTTATTATTATTATACGTTAGGGATGGAGGAGTTTGACCCTCATTTTTCGGATGAGTGGCTACAACTGGCTGCGGATAGTTATACAGATGTTTTATATGCAGAAAAAAAGCAAATTGATTGGTTGACGCAAGACCGTGATAAATTACAGACTTTATATATTGAAGTACTTGAACGATTAGCCCAAAATGCCACGCGCCAACATCAGTTTAAACAAGCCATTTTTTATGCAGAGAAAATAATTCAAGAAGATATACTTTGGGAAGAAGGGTATCGTCTTTTAATGTATAGTTATTACCAATTGAATAACCGCTCACTGGCATTGAAATGGTATGAAAGATGTGTACAACAATTACAAACAGAGCTCAAAACAACGCCGTTGGAATCAACAATGGCTGTGTATGATTTAATAATGAGCTAG
- a CDS encoding diaminopimelate dehydrogenase has protein sequence MSAIRVGIVGYGNLGRGVEFAISQNPDMELVAVFTRRDPSTVSVASNASVYLVDDAEKFQDDIDVMILCGGSATDLPEQGPHFAQWFNTIDSFDTHAKIPEFFDAVDAAAQKSGKVSVISVGWDPGLFSLNRVLGEAVLPVGTTYTFWGDGLSQGHSDAVRRIEGVKNAVQYTLPIKDAVERVRNGENPELTTREKHARECWVVLEEGADAAKVEQEIVTMPNYFDEYNTTVNFISEDEFNANHTGMPHGGFVIRSGESGANDKQILEFSLKLESNPNFTSSVLVAYARAAHRLSQAGEKGAKTVFDIPFGLLSPKSAAQLRKELL, from the coding sequence ATGAGTGCAATTCGAGTAGGTATTGTCGGTTATGGAAATTTAGGGCGCGGTGTTGAATTCGCTATTTCACAAAATCCAGATATGGAATTAGTAGCGGTATTCACTCGTCGCGATCCTTCAACAGTGAGCGTTGCAAGTAACGCGAGCGTATATTTAGTAGATGATGCTGAAAAATTTCAAGATGACATTGATGTAATGATTTTATGTGGTGGCTCTGCAACAGATTTACCTGAGCAAGGTCCACACTTTGCGCAATGGTTTAATACAATTGATAGTTTTGATACTCATGCGAAAATTCCAGAGTTTTTCGATGCGGTTGACGCTGCTGCTCAAAAATCTGGTAAAGTATCTGTTATCTCTGTAGGTTGGGATCCAGGTCTATTTTCTTTAAATCGTGTTTTAGGCGAGGCAGTATTACCTGTAGGTACAACGTATACATTCTGGGGTGATGGCTTAAGTCAAGGTCACTCGGATGCAGTTCGTCGTATTGAAGGGGTTAAAAATGCTGTACAGTATACATTACCTATCAAAGATGCTGTTGAACGTGTTCGTAATGGTGAGAATCCAGAGCTTACTACACGTGAAAAGCATGCACGTGAATGCTGGGTAGTGCTTGAAGAAGGTGCAGATGCGGCAAAAGTAGAGCAAGAAATTGTAACAATGCCGAACTATTTCGATGAGTATAACACAACTGTAAACTTTATCTCTGAAGATGAGTTTAATGCCAACCATACAGGCATGCCACATGGTGGCTTCGTTATTCGTAGTGGTGAAAGCGGCGCTAATGATAAACAAATTTTAGAATTCTCGTTAAAACTTGAAAGTAATCCAAACTTCACGTCAAGTGTCCTTGTGGCTTATGCACGTGCAGCACACCGCTTAAGTCAAGCGGGTGAAAAAGGTGCAAAAACAGTATTCGATATTCCGTTCGGTCTGTTATCTCCAAAATCAGCTGCACAATTACGTAAGGAACTATTATAA